A portion of the Gadus macrocephalus chromosome 10, ASM3116895v1 genome contains these proteins:
- the hdx gene encoding highly divergent homeobox isoform X1, producing the protein MAAPFPTSGTMDSWTDRHGLPMMNLRSVFTTEQQRVLERYYDNGMTNQSKACFQLILQCAQETKLDFSVVRTWVGNKRRKLASKTDQNGGMPHTSSNHGPLGGLLSNHALVGGSLSNHSLAGGPLITGTMLPAARSIQSRGHLLPPSSSFPPSSLSSSSHSSSSPLGSGNNNNNNDVILTGIYSLNPAPCPRPRPLPPPTQMDTTVALQNKPPLPLTQSVHIRARASTSPLPLRLVTPPSKPPSLTSPPGPSTYASASKAGLSLSASAVGSGSVSGSQPVPHSWARQYGSVQSRPWSSSLQSQPGSQSRTNSNPLTQPPARPRARVTAPTPPTPTSPSDHTLRIQQVFTLSGRANSEALRASQTAPAKTASRENRKAVSRSPDAAGYFSIAMETGNEEDEWQQEAEFANMSAQSHTRMEQTSTSLSHVEVMGYKQGNPSPPSNYGPPPHPSNAASQGSYSTTPQTSLSRHGSSPNSFSGSAVWLHLSNSRKRTLQDRTQFSDGDLVQLRRYWNRGMTSLGFVCREKITAAANQLNVDTEIVKTWISNRRRKCRLMGIEIPPPTDGPAVFTSSPGDQSLSLTPEEEALRTPELGDELNDEGSLCLSEDGLADSFQREGEDGGGISNPCPLANDVKIEIIDEDEEDVIEMMPSDMEQMQNLLEFKHEEVQFLESELENQKQKYQELEEFTKSLVNAIKNNDLKTQQDLLASLPQPDDGDAKEVTDGRDDEEYTGTPGAMSPSHDDQSPSVIPLSQGSSPGPVTSPIAASPPQDFPPVTMNHDGLSTEFTEPSASEEPLGESVTES; encoded by the exons ATGGCTGCTCCCTTCCCCACCAGTGGCACAATGGACTCGTGGACCGACAGGCATGGCCTGCCGATG ATGAACCTGCGGTCTGTATTTACAACTGAGCAACAGCGAGTACTGGAGCGTTACTATGACAACGGAATGACCAACCAGAGCAAGGCCTGCTTTCAGCTAATTCTGCAATGTGCTCAAGAGACCAAATTGGACTTCAGCGTGGTGCGG ACTTGGGTGGGAAACAAAAGGCGTAAACTGGCCTCTAAGACGGACCAGAATGGAGGCATGCCTCATACCTCATCCAATCATGGACCACTGGGGGGTCTTTTATCCAATCACGCACTGGTAGGGGGATCTTTATCCAATCACAGCCTGGCAGGAGGGCCCCTCATCACGGGAACCATGTTGCCTGCCGCACGGAGCATCCAGAGCAGAGGTCATCTTCTTCCTCCGTCCTCTTccttccccccttcctccctctcgtcTTCGTCTCATtcatcttcttctcctctcggCAGtggcaacaacaataacaacaatgatGTCATCCTTACTGGGATCTACTCCCTCAACCCGGCCCCCTGCCCCCGACCAAGACCCTTGCCTCCGCCCACTCAAATGGACACCACCGTGGCTCTGCAGAACAAACcgcctcttcctctcactcAGTCGGTCCACATCAGGGCCCGTGCTAGCACTTCTCCCCTTCCCCTGCGTCTGGTCACTCCCCCGTCCAAGCCCCCGTCCCTCACGTCTCCACCCGGACCCTCCACCTATGCGTCGGCTAGCAAGGCGGGCCTCTCCCTTTCTGCGTCGGCTGTTGGTTCAGGGTCAGTGTCGGGGTCGCAACCGGTGCCCCACAGCTGGGCTAGACAGTATGGTTCGGTGCAAAGCCGCCCCTGGTCCTCTTCGTTACAATCCCAGCCCGGGTCGCAGTCCCGAACTAACTCCAACCCCCTCACTCAACCGCCTGCCCGGCCAAGGGCCCGGGTCACGGCCCCGACCCCGCCCACACCTACGTCACCCTCCGACCACACCCTTCGCATCCAGCAGGTCTTCACCCTATCAGGAAGAGCCAACAGCGAAGCTCTGAGGGCATCTCAGACGGCTCCCGCGAAGACGGCTTCCCGGGAGAATCGTAAGGCGGTTTCCCGATCCCCCGACGCGGCGGGCTACTTCTCCATCGCCATGGAGACGGGCAATGAGGAAGACGAATGGCAACAGGAGGCGGAATTTGCGAACATGTCCGCCCAGTCCCATACCCGCATGGAGCAGACCTCAACCAGCCTGTCCCACGTCGAAGTGATGGGGTATAAACAAGgcaacccctcccctccttcgaACTACGGACCTCCACCGCACCCAAGCAACGCGGCTTCTCAAGGCAGCTACTCCACCACACCTCAGACCTCGCTCTCAAGGCATGGCAGCTCACCG AATTCGTTCAGTGGGTCTGCAGTGTGGCTGCACCTCAGCAACTCCAGAAAGAGAACA CTCCAGGATCGGACCCAGTTCAGCGACGGCGACCTCGTCCAGCTGAGGCGCTATTGGAACAGGGGCATGACCAGCCTTGGGTTTGTCTGCAGGGAGAAGATCACCGCCGCAGCCAACCAGCTCAACGTGGACACTGAGATAGTCAAG ACATGGATCAGCAACCGACGAAGAAAATGCCGGCTGATGGGTATTGAAATCCCTCCACCAACTGACGGGCCAGCTGTATTTACCTCTTCTCCTGGAGACCAGTCCCTGTCCCTTACCCCCGAAGAGGAGGCTCTTCGAACGCCCGAACTGGGAGATGAGTTGAATGACGAGGGATCTCTCTGCTTGTCTGAAG ATGGCTTGGCTGATTCCttccagagagaaggagaggatggTGGCGGCATCTCAAACCCTTGTCCCTTGGCTAACGATGTG AAAATAGAGATCAttgatgaagatgaggaagatGTCATTGAAATGATGCCTTCAGACATGGAGCAGATGCAGAACCTTTTGGAGTTCAAG CACGAGGAGGTGCAGTTCCTAGAGAGTGAGCTAGAGAACCAAAAACAGAAGTACCAGGAGCTTGAAGAGTTCACTAAGAGTCTGGTCAATGCTATAAAGAACAATGATTTGAAGACACAGCAG GACCTCTTGGCCAGTCTACCTCAGCCCGATGATGGCGATGCGAAGGAGGTCACTGATGGGCGTGACGATGAAGAGTACACCGGCACGCCAGGGGCAATGTCACCGAGCCACGATGACCAATCCCCGTCAGTGATCCCCCTCAGCCAAGGCTCATCGCCTGGCCCCGTAACATCACCCATTGCTGCGAGCCCTCCGCAAGACTTCCCACCGGTCACCATGAACCACGACGGCCTCTCGACCGAATTCACAGAGCCCTCTGCATCAGAGGAGCCCCTGGGAGAAAGTGTTACAGAAAGCTAA
- the hdx gene encoding highly divergent homeobox isoform X2, which produces MAAPFPTSGTMDSWTDRHGLPMMNLRSVFTTEQQRVLERYYDNGMTNQSKACFQLILQCAQETKLDFSVTWVGNKRRKLASKTDQNGGMPHTSSNHGPLGGLLSNHALVGGSLSNHSLAGGPLITGTMLPAARSIQSRGHLLPPSSSFPPSSLSSSSHSSSSPLGSGNNNNNNDVILTGIYSLNPAPCPRPRPLPPPTQMDTTVALQNKPPLPLTQSVHIRARASTSPLPLRLVTPPSKPPSLTSPPGPSTYASASKAGLSLSASAVGSGSVSGSQPVPHSWARQYGSVQSRPWSSSLQSQPGSQSRTNSNPLTQPPARPRARVTAPTPPTPTSPSDHTLRIQQVFTLSGRANSEALRASQTAPAKTASRENRKAVSRSPDAAGYFSIAMETGNEEDEWQQEAEFANMSAQSHTRMEQTSTSLSHVEVMGYKQGNPSPPSNYGPPPHPSNAASQGSYSTTPQTSLSRHGSSPNSFSGSAVWLHLSNSRKRTLQDRTQFSDGDLVQLRRYWNRGMTSLGFVCREKITAAANQLNVDTEIVKTWISNRRRKCRLMGIEIPPPTDGPAVFTSSPGDQSLSLTPEEEALRTPELGDELNDEGSLCLSEDGLADSFQREGEDGGGISNPCPLANDVKIEIIDEDEEDVIEMMPSDMEQMQNLLEFKHEEVQFLESELENQKQKYQELEEFTKSLVNAIKNNDLKTQQDLLASLPQPDDGDAKEVTDGRDDEEYTGTPGAMSPSHDDQSPSVIPLSQGSSPGPVTSPIAASPPQDFPPVTMNHDGLSTEFTEPSASEEPLGESVTES; this is translated from the exons ATGGCTGCTCCCTTCCCCACCAGTGGCACAATGGACTCGTGGACCGACAGGCATGGCCTGCCGATG ATGAACCTGCGGTCTGTATTTACAACTGAGCAACAGCGAGTACTGGAGCGTTACTATGACAACGGAATGACCAACCAGAGCAAGGCCTGCTTTCAGCTAATTCTGCAATGTGCTCAAGAGACCAAATTGGACTTCAGCGTG ACTTGGGTGGGAAACAAAAGGCGTAAACTGGCCTCTAAGACGGACCAGAATGGAGGCATGCCTCATACCTCATCCAATCATGGACCACTGGGGGGTCTTTTATCCAATCACGCACTGGTAGGGGGATCTTTATCCAATCACAGCCTGGCAGGAGGGCCCCTCATCACGGGAACCATGTTGCCTGCCGCACGGAGCATCCAGAGCAGAGGTCATCTTCTTCCTCCGTCCTCTTccttccccccttcctccctctcgtcTTCGTCTCATtcatcttcttctcctctcggCAGtggcaacaacaataacaacaatgatGTCATCCTTACTGGGATCTACTCCCTCAACCCGGCCCCCTGCCCCCGACCAAGACCCTTGCCTCCGCCCACTCAAATGGACACCACCGTGGCTCTGCAGAACAAACcgcctcttcctctcactcAGTCGGTCCACATCAGGGCCCGTGCTAGCACTTCTCCCCTTCCCCTGCGTCTGGTCACTCCCCCGTCCAAGCCCCCGTCCCTCACGTCTCCACCCGGACCCTCCACCTATGCGTCGGCTAGCAAGGCGGGCCTCTCCCTTTCTGCGTCGGCTGTTGGTTCAGGGTCAGTGTCGGGGTCGCAACCGGTGCCCCACAGCTGGGCTAGACAGTATGGTTCGGTGCAAAGCCGCCCCTGGTCCTCTTCGTTACAATCCCAGCCCGGGTCGCAGTCCCGAACTAACTCCAACCCCCTCACTCAACCGCCTGCCCGGCCAAGGGCCCGGGTCACGGCCCCGACCCCGCCCACACCTACGTCACCCTCCGACCACACCCTTCGCATCCAGCAGGTCTTCACCCTATCAGGAAGAGCCAACAGCGAAGCTCTGAGGGCATCTCAGACGGCTCCCGCGAAGACGGCTTCCCGGGAGAATCGTAAGGCGGTTTCCCGATCCCCCGACGCGGCGGGCTACTTCTCCATCGCCATGGAGACGGGCAATGAGGAAGACGAATGGCAACAGGAGGCGGAATTTGCGAACATGTCCGCCCAGTCCCATACCCGCATGGAGCAGACCTCAACCAGCCTGTCCCACGTCGAAGTGATGGGGTATAAACAAGgcaacccctcccctccttcgaACTACGGACCTCCACCGCACCCAAGCAACGCGGCTTCTCAAGGCAGCTACTCCACCACACCTCAGACCTCGCTCTCAAGGCATGGCAGCTCACCG AATTCGTTCAGTGGGTCTGCAGTGTGGCTGCACCTCAGCAACTCCAGAAAGAGAACA CTCCAGGATCGGACCCAGTTCAGCGACGGCGACCTCGTCCAGCTGAGGCGCTATTGGAACAGGGGCATGACCAGCCTTGGGTTTGTCTGCAGGGAGAAGATCACCGCCGCAGCCAACCAGCTCAACGTGGACACTGAGATAGTCAAG ACATGGATCAGCAACCGACGAAGAAAATGCCGGCTGATGGGTATTGAAATCCCTCCACCAACTGACGGGCCAGCTGTATTTACCTCTTCTCCTGGAGACCAGTCCCTGTCCCTTACCCCCGAAGAGGAGGCTCTTCGAACGCCCGAACTGGGAGATGAGTTGAATGACGAGGGATCTCTCTGCTTGTCTGAAG ATGGCTTGGCTGATTCCttccagagagaaggagaggatggTGGCGGCATCTCAAACCCTTGTCCCTTGGCTAACGATGTG AAAATAGAGATCAttgatgaagatgaggaagatGTCATTGAAATGATGCCTTCAGACATGGAGCAGATGCAGAACCTTTTGGAGTTCAAG CACGAGGAGGTGCAGTTCCTAGAGAGTGAGCTAGAGAACCAAAAACAGAAGTACCAGGAGCTTGAAGAGTTCACTAAGAGTCTGGTCAATGCTATAAAGAACAATGATTTGAAGACACAGCAG GACCTCTTGGCCAGTCTACCTCAGCCCGATGATGGCGATGCGAAGGAGGTCACTGATGGGCGTGACGATGAAGAGTACACCGGCACGCCAGGGGCAATGTCACCGAGCCACGATGACCAATCCCCGTCAGTGATCCCCCTCAGCCAAGGCTCATCGCCTGGCCCCGTAACATCACCCATTGCTGCGAGCCCTCCGCAAGACTTCCCACCGGTCACCATGAACCACGACGGCCTCTCGACCGAATTCACAGAGCCCTCTGCATCAGAGGAGCCCCTGGGAGAAAGTGTTACAGAAAGCTAA
- the hdx gene encoding highly divergent homeobox isoform X3 — protein MAAPFPTSGTMDSWTDRHGLPMMNLRSVFTTEQQRVLERYYDNGMTNQSKACFQLILQCAQETKLDFSVVRTWVGNKRRKLASKTDQNGGMPHTSSNHGPLGGLLSNHALVGGSLSNHSLAGGPLITGTMLPAARSIQSRGHLLPPSSSFPPSSLSSSSHSSSSPLGSGNNNNNNDVILTGIYSLNPAPCPRPRPLPPPTQMDTTVALQNKPPLPLTQSVHIRARASTSPLPLRLVTPPSKPPSLTSPPGPSTYASASKAGLSLSASAVGSGSVSGSQPVPHSWARQYGSVQSRPWSSSLQSQPGSQSRTNSNPLTQPPARPRARVTAPTPPTPTSPSDHTLRIQQVFTLSGRANSEALRASQTAPAKTASRENRKAVSRSPDAAGYFSIAMETGNEEDEWQQEAEFANMSAQSHTRMEQTSTSLSHVEVMGYKQGNPSPPSNYGPPPHPSNAASQGSYSTTPQTSLSRHGSSPNSFSGSAVWLHLSNSRKRTLQDRTQFSDGDLVQLRRYWNRGMTSLGFVCREKITAAANQLNVDTEIVKTWISNRRRKCRLMGIEIPPPTDGPAVFTSSPGDQELNDEGSLCLSEDGLADSFQREGEDGGGISNPCPLANDVKIEIIDEDEEDVIEMMPSDMEQMQNLLEFKHEEVQFLESELENQKQKYQELEEFTKSLVNAIKNNDLKTQQDLLASLPQPDDGDAKEVTDGRDDEEYTGTPGAMSPSHDDQSPSVIPLSQGSSPGPVTSPIAASPPQDFPPVTMNHDGLSTEFTEPSASEEPLGESVTES, from the exons ATGGCTGCTCCCTTCCCCACCAGTGGCACAATGGACTCGTGGACCGACAGGCATGGCCTGCCGATG ATGAACCTGCGGTCTGTATTTACAACTGAGCAACAGCGAGTACTGGAGCGTTACTATGACAACGGAATGACCAACCAGAGCAAGGCCTGCTTTCAGCTAATTCTGCAATGTGCTCAAGAGACCAAATTGGACTTCAGCGTGGTGCGG ACTTGGGTGGGAAACAAAAGGCGTAAACTGGCCTCTAAGACGGACCAGAATGGAGGCATGCCTCATACCTCATCCAATCATGGACCACTGGGGGGTCTTTTATCCAATCACGCACTGGTAGGGGGATCTTTATCCAATCACAGCCTGGCAGGAGGGCCCCTCATCACGGGAACCATGTTGCCTGCCGCACGGAGCATCCAGAGCAGAGGTCATCTTCTTCCTCCGTCCTCTTccttccccccttcctccctctcgtcTTCGTCTCATtcatcttcttctcctctcggCAGtggcaacaacaataacaacaatgatGTCATCCTTACTGGGATCTACTCCCTCAACCCGGCCCCCTGCCCCCGACCAAGACCCTTGCCTCCGCCCACTCAAATGGACACCACCGTGGCTCTGCAGAACAAACcgcctcttcctctcactcAGTCGGTCCACATCAGGGCCCGTGCTAGCACTTCTCCCCTTCCCCTGCGTCTGGTCACTCCCCCGTCCAAGCCCCCGTCCCTCACGTCTCCACCCGGACCCTCCACCTATGCGTCGGCTAGCAAGGCGGGCCTCTCCCTTTCTGCGTCGGCTGTTGGTTCAGGGTCAGTGTCGGGGTCGCAACCGGTGCCCCACAGCTGGGCTAGACAGTATGGTTCGGTGCAAAGCCGCCCCTGGTCCTCTTCGTTACAATCCCAGCCCGGGTCGCAGTCCCGAACTAACTCCAACCCCCTCACTCAACCGCCTGCCCGGCCAAGGGCCCGGGTCACGGCCCCGACCCCGCCCACACCTACGTCACCCTCCGACCACACCCTTCGCATCCAGCAGGTCTTCACCCTATCAGGAAGAGCCAACAGCGAAGCTCTGAGGGCATCTCAGACGGCTCCCGCGAAGACGGCTTCCCGGGAGAATCGTAAGGCGGTTTCCCGATCCCCCGACGCGGCGGGCTACTTCTCCATCGCCATGGAGACGGGCAATGAGGAAGACGAATGGCAACAGGAGGCGGAATTTGCGAACATGTCCGCCCAGTCCCATACCCGCATGGAGCAGACCTCAACCAGCCTGTCCCACGTCGAAGTGATGGGGTATAAACAAGgcaacccctcccctccttcgaACTACGGACCTCCACCGCACCCAAGCAACGCGGCTTCTCAAGGCAGCTACTCCACCACACCTCAGACCTCGCTCTCAAGGCATGGCAGCTCACCG AATTCGTTCAGTGGGTCTGCAGTGTGGCTGCACCTCAGCAACTCCAGAAAGAGAACA CTCCAGGATCGGACCCAGTTCAGCGACGGCGACCTCGTCCAGCTGAGGCGCTATTGGAACAGGGGCATGACCAGCCTTGGGTTTGTCTGCAGGGAGAAGATCACCGCCGCAGCCAACCAGCTCAACGTGGACACTGAGATAGTCAAG ACATGGATCAGCAACCGACGAAGAAAATGCCGGCTGATGGGTATTGAAATCCCTCCACCAACTGACGGGCCAGCTGTATTTACCTCTTCTCCTGGAGACCAG GAGTTGAATGACGAGGGATCTCTCTGCTTGTCTGAAG ATGGCTTGGCTGATTCCttccagagagaaggagaggatggTGGCGGCATCTCAAACCCTTGTCCCTTGGCTAACGATGTG AAAATAGAGATCAttgatgaagatgaggaagatGTCATTGAAATGATGCCTTCAGACATGGAGCAGATGCAGAACCTTTTGGAGTTCAAG CACGAGGAGGTGCAGTTCCTAGAGAGTGAGCTAGAGAACCAAAAACAGAAGTACCAGGAGCTTGAAGAGTTCACTAAGAGTCTGGTCAATGCTATAAAGAACAATGATTTGAAGACACAGCAG GACCTCTTGGCCAGTCTACCTCAGCCCGATGATGGCGATGCGAAGGAGGTCACTGATGGGCGTGACGATGAAGAGTACACCGGCACGCCAGGGGCAATGTCACCGAGCCACGATGACCAATCCCCGTCAGTGATCCCCCTCAGCCAAGGCTCATCGCCTGGCCCCGTAACATCACCCATTGCTGCGAGCCCTCCGCAAGACTTCCCACCGGTCACCATGAACCACGACGGCCTCTCGACCGAATTCACAGAGCCCTCTGCATCAGAGGAGCCCCTGGGAGAAAGTGTTACAGAAAGCTAA
- the hdx gene encoding highly divergent homeobox isoform X4 — protein sequence MCSRDQIGLQRGAGRPINLTWVGNKRRKLASKTDQNGGMPHTSSNHGPLGGLLSNHALVGGSLSNHSLAGGPLITGTMLPAARSIQSRGHLLPPSSSFPPSSLSSSSHSSSSPLGSGNNNNNNDVILTGIYSLNPAPCPRPRPLPPPTQMDTTVALQNKPPLPLTQSVHIRARASTSPLPLRLVTPPSKPPSLTSPPGPSTYASASKAGLSLSASAVGSGSVSGSQPVPHSWARQYGSVQSRPWSSSLQSQPGSQSRTNSNPLTQPPARPRARVTAPTPPTPTSPSDHTLRIQQVFTLSGRANSEALRASQTAPAKTASRENRKAVSRSPDAAGYFSIAMETGNEEDEWQQEAEFANMSAQSHTRMEQTSTSLSHVEVMGYKQGNPSPPSNYGPPPHPSNAASQGSYSTTPQTSLSRHGSSPNSFSGSAVWLHLSNSRKRTLQDRTQFSDGDLVQLRRYWNRGMTSLGFVCREKITAAANQLNVDTEIVKTWISNRRRKCRLMGIEIPPPTDGPAVFTSSPGDQSLSLTPEEEALRTPELGDELNDEGSLCLSEDGLADSFQREGEDGGGISNPCPLANDVKIEIIDEDEEDVIEMMPSDMEQMQNLLEFKHEEVQFLESELENQKQKYQELEEFTKSLVNAIKNNDLKTQQDLLASLPQPDDGDAKEVTDGRDDEEYTGTPGAMSPSHDDQSPSVIPLSQGSSPGPVTSPIAASPPQDFPPVTMNHDGLSTEFTEPSASEEPLGESVTES from the exons ATGTGCTCAAGAGACCAAATTGGACTTCAGCGTGGTGCGGGTAGGCCCATAAACTTA ACTTGGGTGGGAAACAAAAGGCGTAAACTGGCCTCTAAGACGGACCAGAATGGAGGCATGCCTCATACCTCATCCAATCATGGACCACTGGGGGGTCTTTTATCCAATCACGCACTGGTAGGGGGATCTTTATCCAATCACAGCCTGGCAGGAGGGCCCCTCATCACGGGAACCATGTTGCCTGCCGCACGGAGCATCCAGAGCAGAGGTCATCTTCTTCCTCCGTCCTCTTccttccccccttcctccctctcgtcTTCGTCTCATtcatcttcttctcctctcggCAGtggcaacaacaataacaacaatgatGTCATCCTTACTGGGATCTACTCCCTCAACCCGGCCCCCTGCCCCCGACCAAGACCCTTGCCTCCGCCCACTCAAATGGACACCACCGTGGCTCTGCAGAACAAACcgcctcttcctctcactcAGTCGGTCCACATCAGGGCCCGTGCTAGCACTTCTCCCCTTCCCCTGCGTCTGGTCACTCCCCCGTCCAAGCCCCCGTCCCTCACGTCTCCACCCGGACCCTCCACCTATGCGTCGGCTAGCAAGGCGGGCCTCTCCCTTTCTGCGTCGGCTGTTGGTTCAGGGTCAGTGTCGGGGTCGCAACCGGTGCCCCACAGCTGGGCTAGACAGTATGGTTCGGTGCAAAGCCGCCCCTGGTCCTCTTCGTTACAATCCCAGCCCGGGTCGCAGTCCCGAACTAACTCCAACCCCCTCACTCAACCGCCTGCCCGGCCAAGGGCCCGGGTCACGGCCCCGACCCCGCCCACACCTACGTCACCCTCCGACCACACCCTTCGCATCCAGCAGGTCTTCACCCTATCAGGAAGAGCCAACAGCGAAGCTCTGAGGGCATCTCAGACGGCTCCCGCGAAGACGGCTTCCCGGGAGAATCGTAAGGCGGTTTCCCGATCCCCCGACGCGGCGGGCTACTTCTCCATCGCCATGGAGACGGGCAATGAGGAAGACGAATGGCAACAGGAGGCGGAATTTGCGAACATGTCCGCCCAGTCCCATACCCGCATGGAGCAGACCTCAACCAGCCTGTCCCACGTCGAAGTGATGGGGTATAAACAAGgcaacccctcccctccttcgaACTACGGACCTCCACCGCACCCAAGCAACGCGGCTTCTCAAGGCAGCTACTCCACCACACCTCAGACCTCGCTCTCAAGGCATGGCAGCTCACCG AATTCGTTCAGTGGGTCTGCAGTGTGGCTGCACCTCAGCAACTCCAGAAAGAGAACA CTCCAGGATCGGACCCAGTTCAGCGACGGCGACCTCGTCCAGCTGAGGCGCTATTGGAACAGGGGCATGACCAGCCTTGGGTTTGTCTGCAGGGAGAAGATCACCGCCGCAGCCAACCAGCTCAACGTGGACACTGAGATAGTCAAG ACATGGATCAGCAACCGACGAAGAAAATGCCGGCTGATGGGTATTGAAATCCCTCCACCAACTGACGGGCCAGCTGTATTTACCTCTTCTCCTGGAGACCAGTCCCTGTCCCTTACCCCCGAAGAGGAGGCTCTTCGAACGCCCGAACTGGGAGATGAGTTGAATGACGAGGGATCTCTCTGCTTGTCTGAAG ATGGCTTGGCTGATTCCttccagagagaaggagaggatggTGGCGGCATCTCAAACCCTTGTCCCTTGGCTAACGATGTG AAAATAGAGATCAttgatgaagatgaggaagatGTCATTGAAATGATGCCTTCAGACATGGAGCAGATGCAGAACCTTTTGGAGTTCAAG CACGAGGAGGTGCAGTTCCTAGAGAGTGAGCTAGAGAACCAAAAACAGAAGTACCAGGAGCTTGAAGAGTTCACTAAGAGTCTGGTCAATGCTATAAAGAACAATGATTTGAAGACACAGCAG GACCTCTTGGCCAGTCTACCTCAGCCCGATGATGGCGATGCGAAGGAGGTCACTGATGGGCGTGACGATGAAGAGTACACCGGCACGCCAGGGGCAATGTCACCGAGCCACGATGACCAATCCCCGTCAGTGATCCCCCTCAGCCAAGGCTCATCGCCTGGCCCCGTAACATCACCCATTGCTGCGAGCCCTCCGCAAGACTTCCCACCGGTCACCATGAACCACGACGGCCTCTCGACCGAATTCACAGAGCCCTCTGCATCAGAGGAGCCCCTGGGAGAAAGTGTTACAGAAAGCTAA